The following proteins are co-located in the Streptomyces bottropensis ATCC 25435 genome:
- a CDS encoding DUF5998 family protein has product MAKTSTTTQGLRAAIERSGYYPALVAEAVEAAVGGEAIKSYLVHQETTFDANEVRRHVTVLVLTGNRFIVSHTDEQAADTTSPTPYATTSTESVKIGRISSVVLSRVVANPESYTPGTPPREVVLTIGWGAVSRIDLEPAACGDPNCEADHGYTGSSTADDLSLRVSEAGDGPETVRQALAFAQSLSEATADTAR; this is encoded by the coding sequence ATGGCCAAGACCAGTACGACGACCCAGGGGCTGCGTGCGGCGATCGAGCGCAGCGGCTACTACCCGGCCCTCGTGGCCGAGGCGGTGGAGGCCGCTGTCGGCGGCGAGGCCATCAAGTCGTACCTGGTCCACCAGGAGACGACGTTCGACGCGAACGAGGTGCGGCGGCATGTCACCGTCCTCGTCCTCACGGGCAACCGCTTCATCGTGAGCCACACCGACGAGCAGGCCGCGGACACCACCTCGCCGACGCCGTACGCCACGACGTCGACCGAGTCGGTGAAGATCGGCCGGATCTCGTCGGTCGTGCTCAGCCGTGTCGTCGCCAACCCGGAGTCGTACACGCCGGGCACCCCGCCCCGCGAGGTCGTCCTGACCATCGGCTGGGGCGCCGTCTCCCGCATCGACCTGGAGCCCGCCGCCTGCGGCGACCCCAACTGCGAGGCGGACCACGGTTACACGGGCAGCTCGACGGCGGACGACCTCAGCCTGCGCGTCAGCGAGGCCGGGGACGGCCCGGAGACCGTGCGCCAGGCCCTCGCGTTCGCGCAGTCCCTCTCCGAGGCGACCGCGGACACCGCCCGCTGA
- a CDS encoding alkaline phosphatase family protein: MALPTWDDPQPLALGSAPVPEYGAGSLADLLPTLAAGMGVAGTTASIPELTEADRACVFLVDGLGWEQLKAHPDEAPYLTALLASSRGGTGRPITAGYPATTATSLASVGTGLPPGAHGLPGYTVRNPQTRELMNQLRWQPWTSPSEWQPYPTIFQLADRAGVHTAQVTSPAFQNTPLTKIALSGGTFHGRLSGEDRMDVAAAQLAAGDRALVYTYYSELDGAGHRFGVDSDAWRGQLMHVDRLAQRLAEQLPPRTALYVTADHGMLDVPFDEQHRIDFDEDWELRAGVALLGGEGRARHVYAVPGAESDVLTCWREVLGEQFWIASRDEAIAAGWFGPRIDERVYARIGDVVAAAHDDVLIIASEREPKESAMVGNHGSMTPVEQLVPLLEVRS; encoded by the coding sequence ATGGCGCTGCCCACCTGGGACGACCCGCAGCCGCTGGCCCTCGGCTCGGCCCCCGTCCCCGAGTACGGCGCCGGCTCGCTCGCGGATCTCCTGCCCACCCTCGCGGCCGGCATGGGGGTCGCCGGGACGACCGCGTCGATACCGGAACTGACCGAGGCCGACCGTGCCTGTGTCTTCCTGGTCGACGGCCTGGGCTGGGAGCAGCTGAAGGCGCACCCGGACGAGGCGCCCTACCTGACCGCGCTGCTGGCCTCCTCGCGCGGCGGCACCGGTCGCCCCATCACCGCGGGCTACCCGGCCACCACCGCGACCTCCCTCGCCTCCGTGGGTACGGGCCTGCCCCCGGGCGCACACGGGCTGCCCGGCTACACGGTCCGCAACCCGCAGACGCGGGAGCTGATGAACCAGCTCCGCTGGCAGCCCTGGACGTCCCCGAGCGAGTGGCAGCCCTACCCCACGATCTTCCAGCTCGCCGACCGGGCGGGTGTGCACACCGCCCAGGTCACCTCCCCGGCCTTCCAGAACACCCCGCTCACCAAGATCGCGCTGAGCGGCGGCACCTTCCACGGCCGTCTCTCCGGCGAGGACCGTATGGACGTGGCCGCCGCGCAACTGGCCGCCGGGGACCGCGCGCTGGTCTACACGTACTACTCCGAGCTGGACGGCGCCGGCCACCGCTTCGGCGTCGACTCGGACGCCTGGCGCGGCCAGCTCATGCACGTCGACCGGCTGGCCCAGCGCCTGGCCGAGCAACTCCCGCCCCGCACCGCGCTGTACGTCACCGCCGACCACGGCATGCTCGACGTCCCGTTCGACGAGCAGCACCGCATCGACTTCGACGAGGACTGGGAGCTGCGCGCCGGGGTCGCCCTGCTGGGCGGCGAGGGCCGGGCCCGCCATGTGTACGCCGTGCCGGGCGCCGAGTCGGACGTCCTGACCTGCTGGCGCGAGGTGCTGGGCGAGCAGTTCTGGATCGCCTCGCGCGACGAGGCGATCGCGGCGGGGTGGTTCGGACCGCGGATCGACGAGCGCGTGTACGCCCGCATCGGCGACGTGGTCGCGGCGGCACACGACGACGTCCTGATCATCGCCTCCGAGCGGGAGCCCAAGGAGTCGGCGATGGTCGGCAACCACGGCTCGATGACCCCCGTGGAGCAGTTGGTCCCCCTCCTCGAAGTACGCTCCTGA
- a CDS encoding thymidine kinase, which translates to MPELVFFSGTMDCGKSTLALQIEHNRSARGLQGMIFTRDDRAGEGKLSSRLGLVTDAVEVEDGQDLYAYLVDHLSQGRRADYVIADEAQFLAPEQIDQLARVVDDLSLDVYAFGITTDFRSKLFPGSQRLVELADRVEVLQVEALCWCGARATHNARTIGGQMVVEGAQVVVGDVNQPDDIGYEVLCRRHHRRRMTAASAHASALAPDVLPVETV; encoded by the coding sequence ATGCCCGAGCTGGTGTTCTTCTCCGGAACCATGGACTGCGGGAAGTCGACGCTGGCCCTCCAGATAGAGCACAACCGTTCGGCGCGCGGCCTCCAGGGCATGATCTTCACGCGTGACGACCGCGCGGGCGAGGGCAAACTGTCGTCACGGCTCGGCCTGGTCACCGACGCCGTCGAGGTCGAGGACGGACAGGACCTCTACGCCTACCTCGTCGATCATCTCTCCCAGGGCCGCCGCGCGGACTACGTGATCGCCGACGAGGCCCAGTTCCTCGCCCCCGAACAGATCGACCAGCTTGCCCGCGTCGTGGACGACCTGAGCCTCGACGTGTACGCCTTCGGCATCACGACCGACTTCCGCTCCAAGCTGTTCCCCGGCTCCCAGCGTCTGGTCGAGCTGGCCGACCGCGTCGAGGTCCTCCAGGTGGAGGCCCTGTGCTGGTGCGGCGCCCGCGCCACCCACAACGCCCGCACCATAGGCGGCCAGATGGTCGTCGAGGGGGCCCAGGTGGTCGTCGGTGACGTCAATCAGCCCGACGACATCGGCTACGAGGTCCTGTGCCGGCGCCACCACCGCCGCCGTATGACGGCGGCCTCCGCCCATGCGAGCGCCCTCGCCCCGGACGTCCTGCCGGTCGAGACGGTCTGA
- a CDS encoding VOC family protein yields the protein MTEARGSAGLSGTAYPPGTPCWVSLMVHGMATTQDFYGALFGWEFQPGPQQLGPYVRALLDGRQVAGIGQLPPDRHLPIAWTPYFASDDADRTAETVRHCGGTVGVGPLDAGEAGRLVIASDPAGAVFGVWQAAEHLGADITGVPGTPAWDELLTVDSSLVAKFYETTFGYEEEPVVSADDDYVTLRVEGRSVAGIHGVGGALPRDRGPHWLTYFEVSDPDEAANRVIELGGRVLDPVHDTPHGPVATLADPEGAKFAVVHTQR from the coding sequence ATGACGGAGGCACGGGGGTCGGCCGGCCTGAGCGGCACGGCGTATCCACCGGGCACACCCTGCTGGGTGAGCCTGATGGTGCACGGGATGGCCACGACCCAGGATTTCTACGGTGCGTTGTTCGGCTGGGAGTTCCAGCCCGGCCCCCAGCAGCTCGGCCCGTACGTGCGGGCACTGCTCGACGGGCGCCAGGTGGCGGGCATCGGGCAGCTTCCGCCCGACCGCCATCTGCCCATCGCGTGGACGCCGTACTTCGCCTCGGACGACGCGGACCGGACGGCGGAGACCGTACGGCACTGCGGAGGCACCGTCGGCGTCGGTCCGCTGGACGCCGGTGAGGCGGGCCGGCTGGTGATCGCCTCCGACCCCGCGGGAGCCGTCTTCGGTGTCTGGCAGGCGGCGGAGCATCTCGGCGCGGACATCACCGGAGTGCCCGGCACCCCGGCGTGGGACGAACTCCTCACCGTCGACAGCTCGCTGGTCGCCAAGTTCTACGAGACGACGTTCGGGTACGAGGAGGAGCCGGTGGTCTCCGCCGACGACGACTACGTCACCCTGCGCGTCGAGGGCCGCTCCGTCGCCGGCATCCACGGCGTCGGCGGCGCGCTGCCCCGCGACCGGGGCCCCCACTGGCTGACCTACTTCGAGGTGAGCGACCCCGACGAGGCCGCCAACCGCGTCATCGAACTCGGCGGACGCGTCCTCGACCCCGTCCACGACACCCCGCACGGGCCGGTGGCCACGCTGGCCGACCCGGAGGGCGCGAAGTTCGCCGTGGTGCACACGCAGCGCTGA
- a CDS encoding sulfurtransferase: MNAIITASDLAGELAGPRPPVLLDVRWQLGGPNQRPEYDKAHLPGAVFVDLDAELAGPAGSGGRHPLPDTDAFGAAMRAAGVGADRPVVVYDGGLNWAAARAWWLLRWAGHPSVRVLDGGLAAWEGPLTAEIPRPEPGTFEPVPGALPLLDADGAAELARTGLLLDARAAERYRGDVEPIDPVGGHIPGAVSAPTTENVTESGRFRSAAELADRFKGFGATADSEVGVYCGSGVSGAHQVLALAVAGIPAALYVGSWSEWSRDGSRPVATGPDPR; the protein is encoded by the coding sequence ATGAACGCCATCATCACCGCCTCCGACCTCGCCGGCGAACTGGCGGGACCCCGTCCGCCGGTCCTCCTGGACGTCCGCTGGCAGTTGGGCGGCCCGAACCAGCGTCCCGAGTACGACAAGGCGCACCTCCCCGGAGCCGTCTTCGTCGACCTGGACGCCGAACTCGCCGGTCCGGCGGGCTCCGGCGGCCGCCACCCGCTGCCCGACACCGACGCCTTCGGCGCTGCGATGCGGGCGGCCGGGGTCGGCGCCGACCGCCCCGTCGTCGTGTACGACGGCGGGCTCAACTGGGCCGCCGCGCGCGCGTGGTGGCTGCTCCGCTGGGCGGGTCACCCCTCGGTACGGGTCCTGGACGGCGGCCTGGCTGCCTGGGAAGGCCCCCTGACGGCCGAGATCCCGCGGCCCGAGCCCGGCACCTTCGAGCCCGTCCCCGGCGCGCTGCCGCTGCTCGACGCGGACGGCGCCGCCGAGCTGGCCCGCACCGGACTCCTCCTGGACGCCCGGGCCGCCGAGCGCTACCGCGGCGACGTGGAGCCCATCGATCCGGTCGGCGGCCACATCCCGGGCGCGGTGTCCGCCCCCACCACGGAGAACGTGACCGAATCCGGCCGCTTCCGCTCCGCCGCCGAACTCGCCGACCGCTTCAAGGGATTCGGCGCGACGGCCGACTCCGAGGTCGGCGTCTACTGCGGCTCCGGGGTCTCCGGCGCCCACCAGGTGCTGGCGCTGGCCGTCGCGGGCATCCCGGCGGCCCTGTACGTGGGCTCGTGGTCGGAGTGGTCCCGGGACGGGAGCCGTCCGGTCGCCACCGGGCCCGACCCCCGGTGA
- the sepH gene encoding septation protein SepH: MPELRVVAVSNDGTRLVLKAADSTEYTLPIDERLRAAVRGDRPRLGQIEIEVESHLRPRDIQARIRAGATAEEVAQLAGIPVDRVRRFEGPVLAERAFMAERARKTPVRRPGENAAGPQLGEAVQERLLLRGAEKDTVQWDSWRRDDGTWEVLLVYCVAGEPHSASWTYDPPRRLVQAVDDEARSLIGESDDLGTPEPSFPFVPRIARLPRDRPLDRQAERPALPPPSESDDELVSERDSLTSILEAVPSYRGDLVVPELPSVEPQEESSSVSVEEGAEEESAAPAASAGSAYADVLMPRSVNGHRDRLIGATDRQAEADGVRPGRRAAVPSWDEIVFGTRRKKQE; the protein is encoded by the coding sequence ATGCCCGAACTGCGTGTCGTGGCCGTCTCCAATGACGGCACACGGCTGGTGCTGAAGGCTGCCGATTCCACGGAGTACACGCTTCCGATCGACGAACGGCTGCGTGCCGCCGTGCGCGGCGACCGTCCACGCCTCGGCCAGATCGAGATCGAGGTGGAGAGCCATCTCCGCCCCCGTGACATCCAGGCGCGGATACGCGCGGGTGCCACGGCCGAGGAGGTCGCGCAGCTCGCCGGCATCCCCGTCGACCGGGTCCGCCGGTTCGAGGGTCCCGTCCTCGCCGAGCGGGCCTTCATGGCCGAGCGGGCCCGCAAGACGCCGGTCCGCCGCCCCGGCGAGAACGCCGCCGGACCCCAGCTCGGTGAGGCCGTCCAGGAGCGACTGCTGCTGCGCGGCGCCGAGAAGGACACCGTCCAGTGGGACTCCTGGCGCCGCGACGACGGCACCTGGGAAGTCCTGCTGGTGTACTGCGTCGCGGGCGAACCGCACTCGGCGAGCTGGACGTACGACCCGCCCCGACGGCTCGTCCAGGCCGTCGACGACGAGGCACGCTCGCTGATCGGCGAGTCCGACGACCTCGGGACGCCCGAGCCGAGCTTCCCGTTCGTGCCGAGGATCGCGCGGCTGCCCCGTGACCGCCCCCTGGACCGCCAGGCGGAACGTCCCGCCCTGCCCCCGCCCTCGGAGTCCGACGACGAGTTGGTGAGCGAGCGCGACTCGCTCACCAGCATCCTGGAGGCCGTCCCGAGCTACCGGGGCGACCTGGTGGTGCCCGAACTGCCCTCCGTGGAACCGCAGGAGGAGTCCTCGTCCGTCTCCGTCGAGGAGGGGGCGGAGGAGGAGTCCGCGGCCCCCGCGGCCTCGGCCGGTTCCGCCTACGCGGACGTCCTCATGCCGCGGTCGGTCAACGGCCATCGCGACCGGCTCATCGGCGCCACCGACCGCCAGGCCGAGGCGGACGGCGTCCGTCCGGGCCGTCGCGCGGCGGTGCCGAGCTGGGACGAGATCGTCTTCGGTACGCGGCGCAAGAAACAGGAGTAG
- a CDS encoding D-arabinono-1,4-lactone oxidase — MSTTVIGKSGTWRNWAGNVTARPVREVTPATVEELAAAVRKAAEDDLRVKAVGTGHSFTAAAATDGVLIRPQLLTGIRRIDREAMTVTVAAGTPLKRLNLALAREGLSLTNMGDIMEQTVSGATSTGTHGTGRDSASIAAQIRGLELVTADGSILTCSPTENADVFAAARVGIGALGIVTAITFAVEPIFLLTAREEPMSFERVTAEFDELHAENEHFEFYWFPHTGNTNTKRNNRSAGPEKPVPQLNSWFEDEFLSNGVFQVANWVGQAVPATIPTIAQISSRALSARTYTDIPYKVFTSPRRVRFVEMEFAVPREALVDTLRELKAMVDRSKLRVSFPVEVRTAPADDITLSTASGRESAYVAVHMFKGTPYQAYFTAAERIFTAHEGRPHWGKVHTRDTDYFAKVYPRFGEFTALRDRLDPERRFQNDYLRRVLGA, encoded by the coding sequence ATGAGCACCACAGTGATCGGCAAGAGCGGCACGTGGCGTAACTGGGCGGGGAACGTCACCGCCCGGCCCGTACGGGAGGTCACCCCGGCCACCGTCGAGGAGCTCGCAGCGGCCGTGCGGAAGGCCGCCGAGGACGACCTGCGGGTGAAGGCGGTCGGCACGGGTCACTCCTTCACGGCGGCGGCCGCCACGGACGGTGTGCTGATCCGTCCCCAACTGCTGACGGGCATACGCAGGATCGACCGTGAGGCCATGACCGTCACGGTCGCCGCGGGCACCCCGCTCAAGCGGCTCAACCTGGCCCTCGCCCGCGAGGGCCTGTCGCTCACGAACATGGGCGACATCATGGAGCAGACGGTCTCCGGCGCCACCAGCACCGGAACGCACGGCACCGGCCGGGACTCGGCCTCCATCGCCGCCCAGATCCGGGGCCTCGAACTGGTCACCGCGGACGGCTCGATCCTCACCTGCTCGCCGACGGAGAACGCGGACGTCTTCGCCGCCGCCCGCGTCGGCATCGGCGCCCTCGGCATCGTCACCGCGATCACCTTCGCCGTGGAGCCGATCTTCCTGCTCACGGCACGCGAGGAACCGATGTCGTTCGAGAGGGTGACGGCCGAGTTCGACGAACTGCACGCCGAGAACGAGCACTTCGAGTTCTACTGGTTCCCGCACACCGGCAACACCAACACCAAGCGCAACAACCGCAGCGCGGGCCCCGAGAAGCCCGTACCGCAGCTGAACAGCTGGTTCGAGGACGAGTTCCTCTCCAACGGCGTGTTCCAGGTGGCCAACTGGGTCGGCCAGGCGGTCCCCGCGACCATCCCCACCATCGCGCAGATCTCCAGCCGCGCCCTGTCCGCGCGGACGTACACCGACATTCCCTACAAGGTCTTCACCTCTCCGCGCCGAGTGCGGTTCGTGGAGATGGAGTTCGCCGTGCCGCGCGAGGCCCTGGTGGACACGCTGCGTGAACTCAAGGCGATGGTCGACCGTTCGAAGCTGCGCGTCAGCTTCCCGGTCGAGGTGCGCACCGCGCCGGCCGACGACATCACGCTCTCCACCGCCTCCGGCCGCGAGAGCGCGTACGTCGCCGTGCACATGTTCAAGGGCACGCCCTATCAGGCGTACTTCACCGCCGCCGAGCGGATCTTCACCGCGCACGAGGGGCGGCCGCACTGGGGCAAGGTGCACACCCGCGACACGGACTACTTCGCCAAGGTCTACCCGCGGTTCGGCGAGTTCACCGCGCTGCGTGACCGGCTCGACCCCGAACGGCGCTTCCAGAACGACTACTTGCGCCGGGTGCTCGGCGCGTAG
- a CDS encoding MFS transporter, with product MPSPYTALFAAPGTRGFTAAGLLGRMPLSMMGIGVVTMISQLTGRYGLAGALSATIALSAAVLGPQISRLVDQYGQRRVLRPATLVALTAAAALLFAAHYAWPDWVLYVCSAGIGCVPSLGAMTRARWAALYRDTPQLHTAYSFESVVDEICFIFGPIISIGLSTAWFPEAGPLLAACFLAAGVFWLTAQRATEPAPHPRARHDRRRSALRSPGLRVLVATFVATGAIFGAVDVVTVAFAEERGHKAAASVVLALYAAGSCAAGIAFGLVRFGGAAERRWLMGVCGMAVSMIPLLLVGNLPFLAVALFVAGLSIAPTMITTMSLIEEHVPRTQLTEGMTWVSTGLAVGVALGSSVSGWVIDAAGAKAGYVVPAASGAVAVAVGFLGYRRLRRPAPRRGGPHEHHSDRQERHVA from the coding sequence GTGCCCAGCCCCTACACCGCCCTGTTCGCCGCCCCCGGCACCAGGGGTTTCACCGCCGCGGGTCTTCTCGGCCGGATGCCGCTGTCCATGATGGGCATCGGCGTGGTCACGATGATCTCCCAGCTCACCGGACGGTACGGCCTGGCGGGCGCGCTGTCGGCGACCATCGCGCTGTCCGCCGCCGTACTCGGCCCGCAGATCTCCCGGCTGGTGGACCAGTACGGACAGCGCCGGGTGCTGCGCCCGGCGACCCTCGTCGCACTGACCGCGGCGGCCGCGCTGCTGTTCGCCGCGCACTACGCGTGGCCGGACTGGGTGCTCTACGTCTGCTCGGCCGGCATCGGCTGTGTGCCGAGCCTCGGGGCGATGACCCGGGCGCGCTGGGCGGCCCTGTACCGGGACACCCCGCAGCTGCACACCGCGTACTCCTTCGAGTCGGTCGTCGACGAGATCTGCTTCATCTTCGGGCCGATCATCTCCATCGGGCTCTCCACGGCGTGGTTCCCGGAGGCGGGCCCGCTGCTCGCCGCCTGCTTCCTGGCGGCCGGCGTCTTCTGGCTCACCGCCCAGCGCGCGACCGAGCCGGCGCCGCACCCGCGCGCGCGGCACGACAGGCGCCGTTCGGCGCTGCGCTCGCCCGGACTGCGGGTCCTGGTGGCCACCTTCGTGGCGACCGGGGCGATCTTCGGGGCCGTCGACGTGGTCACCGTGGCCTTCGCCGAGGAGCGGGGCCACAAGGCCGCCGCGAGCGTCGTCCTGGCCCTCTACGCGGCCGGTTCCTGCGCCGCGGGCATCGCCTTCGGGCTGGTGCGCTTCGGCGGGGCGGCTGAACGACGGTGGCTGATGGGCGTGTGCGGCATGGCCGTGAGTATGATCCCCCTCCTACTGGTCGGAAACTTGCCGTTCCTGGCCGTGGCGCTCTTCGTCGCCGGACTGTCCATCGCACCCACGATGATCACGACGATGTCCCTGATCGAGGAGCACGTACCACGCACGCAACTGACCGAGGGCATGACCTGGGTGAGCACCGGACTCGCGGTCGGGGTCGCGCTCGGCTCCTCGGTCTCCGGCTGGGTGATCGACGCAGCCGGGGCGAAGGCGGGGTACGTGGTTCCGGCGGCGTCCGGGGCCGTCGCGGTCGCGGTGGGTTTCCTCGGGTACCGCCGGCTGCGCAGGCCGGCTCCAAGGCGGGGAGGGCCCCATGAGCACCACAGTGATCGGCAAGAGCGGCACGTGGCGTAA
- a CDS encoding ferrochelatase — MPHAHDATPYDALLLLSFGGPEGPDDVVPFLENVTRGRGIPKERLKEVGQHYFLFGGVSPINGQNRALLDALRKDFAEHGLDLPVYWGNRNWAPYLTDTLREMVADGRRRVLVLATSAYASYSGCRQYRENLADSLAALESEGLQPPRIDKIRHYFNHPGFLEPMIDGVLRSLADLPEDVRDGAHLAFCTHSIPNASADTSGPAEDHGDGGAYVAEHLEVSRLIVEAVRERTGVEHPWQLVYQSRSGAPHIPWLEPDICDHLQERHESGVPAVVMAPIGFVSDHMEVLYDLDTEAMAKGEELGLPVRRSATVGADPRFAAAVRDLVLERAAVERGDDVAPCALGALGASHHLCPVGCCPARAPRPAAAGVDSPYA; from the coding sequence ATGCCACACGCGCACGACGCCACCCCCTACGACGCTCTGCTCCTGCTCTCGTTCGGCGGCCCGGAGGGCCCGGACGACGTGGTCCCGTTCCTGGAGAACGTGACGCGGGGGCGCGGCATCCCCAAGGAACGCCTCAAGGAAGTCGGGCAGCACTACTTCCTGTTCGGCGGGGTCAGCCCCATCAACGGCCAGAACCGCGCCCTGCTCGACGCCCTGCGCAAGGACTTCGCCGAACACGGCCTGGACCTGCCGGTCTACTGGGGCAACCGCAACTGGGCGCCCTATCTGACCGACACGCTGCGTGAGATGGTGGCCGACGGCCGCCGCCGCGTCCTCGTCCTCGCCACCAGCGCGTACGCCTCGTACTCGGGCTGCCGCCAGTACCGCGAGAACCTCGCCGACTCGCTCGCCGCCCTGGAGTCCGAGGGCCTCCAGCCGCCGAGGATCGACAAGATCCGGCACTACTTCAACCACCCGGGCTTCCTGGAGCCCATGATCGACGGCGTCCTGCGGTCGCTCGCCGACCTTCCCGAGGACGTCCGTGACGGCGCGCACCTCGCCTTCTGCACGCACTCCATCCCGAACGCCTCGGCGGACACCTCCGGCCCGGCCGAGGACCACGGGGACGGCGGCGCCTACGTCGCCGAGCACCTGGAGGTCTCGCGGCTCATCGTCGAGGCCGTGCGCGAGCGGACCGGGGTCGAGCACCCCTGGCAGCTCGTCTACCAGTCCCGCTCCGGCGCCCCGCACATCCCGTGGCTGGAGCCCGACATCTGCGACCACCTCCAGGAGCGGCACGAGTCCGGGGTCCCGGCCGTCGTGATGGCGCCCATCGGGTTCGTCTCGGACCACATGGAGGTCCTCTACGACCTCGACACCGAGGCCATGGCCAAGGGCGAGGAGCTGGGGCTGCCGGTCCGCCGGTCGGCCACCGTGGGCGCCGATCCGCGCTTCGCCGCCGCCGTCCGCGATCTCGTCCTGGAGCGCGCCGCCGTCGAGCGGGGCGACGACGTCGCACCCTGCGCCCTCGGCGCACTCGGCGCGAGCCACCACCTGTGCCCGGTCGGCTGCTGCCCGGCCCGCGCCCCCCGGCCCGCCGCCGCGGGCGTCGACAGCCCGTACGCGTGA
- a CDS encoding inositol monophosphatase family protein yields the protein MNDQTERPDGLRAELLEIALDAAHRAGAFLRDGRPADLGVAATKSSAVDVVTEMDIASEKLITGLLAERRPHDGVLGEEGASVEGTSGVQWVIDPIDGTVNYLYGLPSWAVSIAVRVDGETVVGVVHAPERGETFRAVLGEGAYLNDRPARVRPAPELGLALVGTGFGYRAERRAAQADVLRELIPHVRDIRRGGSAAIDLCDVAAGRLDAYYERGLNPWDYAAGDLIAREAGALTGGRPSEPLSPELTVAAPPALFEVLQTRLEELGAWHD from the coding sequence GTGAACGACCAGACAGAGCGCCCGGACGGCCTGCGGGCCGAACTGCTGGAGATCGCCCTGGACGCGGCCCACCGCGCGGGAGCCTTCCTGCGCGACGGCCGCCCCGCCGACCTCGGCGTGGCCGCCACCAAGTCCAGCGCGGTCGATGTCGTCACCGAGATGGACATCGCCTCCGAGAAGCTGATCACCGGCCTGCTGGCCGAGCGCAGGCCGCACGACGGCGTGCTCGGCGAGGAGGGCGCCAGCGTCGAGGGGACCAGCGGCGTCCAGTGGGTGATCGACCCCATCGACGGAACCGTCAACTACCTCTACGGCCTGCCCAGCTGGGCCGTGTCCATCGCCGTCCGGGTGGACGGCGAGACGGTCGTGGGCGTGGTCCACGCTCCGGAGCGAGGCGAGACCTTCCGGGCCGTCCTCGGTGAGGGCGCCTACCTGAACGACCGCCCCGCGCGCGTGCGCCCCGCCCCGGAACTGGGGCTGGCCCTCGTCGGCACCGGTTTCGGCTACCGGGCCGAGCGGCGGGCCGCGCAGGCCGACGTGCTGCGCGAGCTGATCCCGCACGTGCGGGACATCCGACGCGGCGGCTCGGCCGCGATCGACCTGTGCGACGTGGCCGCGGGCCGCCTGGACGCCTACTACGAGCGCGGTCTCAACCCCTGGGACTACGCGGCGGGCGACCTCATCGCCCGGGAGGCGGGCGCCCTGACCGGTGGCCGCCCCTCGGAGCCCCTCTCGCCCGAGCTGACCGTCGCCGCCCCACCCGCCCTCTTCGAGGTCCTCCAGACCCGCCTGGAGGAGCTCGGCGCCTGGCACGACTGA
- a CDS encoding response regulator transcription factor, producing MRVLVVEDEQLLADAVATGLRREAMAVDVVYDGAAALERIGVNDYDVVVLDRDLPLVHGDDVCRKVVELGLPTRVLMLTASGDVSDRVEGLEIGADDYLPKPFAFSELIARVRALGRRTSLPLPPVLERAGIKLDPNRREVFRDGKEVQLAPKEFAVLEVLMRSEGAVVSAEQLLEKAWDENTDPFTNVVRVTVMTLRRKLGEPPVIVTVPGSGYRI from the coding sequence GTGCGCGTACTCGTCGTCGAGGACGAGCAGCTGCTCGCCGATGCGGTGGCCACCGGACTGCGCCGGGAGGCCATGGCCGTCGACGTCGTGTACGACGGTGCGGCCGCCCTGGAACGCATCGGCGTCAACGACTACGACGTGGTCGTCCTCGACCGCGACCTCCCCCTCGTCCACGGCGACGACGTCTGCCGCAAGGTGGTCGAGCTGGGGCTGCCCACGCGCGTGCTGATGCTGACCGCGTCCGGCGACGTCAGCGACCGCGTCGAGGGCCTGGAGATCGGCGCCGACGACTACCTGCCCAAGCCGTTCGCCTTCAGCGAGCTCATCGCGCGCGTACGGGCCCTCGGCCGGCGGACGAGCCTGCCGCTGCCGCCCGTGCTGGAGCGCGCCGGGATCAAGCTCGACCCCAACCGCCGTGAGGTCTTCCGCGACGGCAAGGAGGTCCAGCTCGCCCCCAAGGAGTTCGCGGTCCTGGAGGTCCTGATGCGCAGCGAGGGCGCCGTCGTCTCGGCGGAGCAGCTCCTGGAGAAGGCCTGGGACGAGAACACCGACCCGTTCACCAACGTCGTGCGCGTGACGGTCATGACACTGCGCCGCAAGCTCGGCGAACCGCCGGTCATCGTCACCGTGCCCGGCTCCGGCTACCGGATCTGA